AGATCAAAATAATTCCACCGTAGTTCCTTTTATAGCTCCTTTCCCACGGCGGCGGTGGTATCCCTTTAAGGTGTGTCCTCGCACATTGTCCAGAGAAAGTAGCCCAAGCCAAACTGGGATACGAAAACAGCTTCACGCCTTTGATATATTCATTCCTCAGACGCAGTCGTCCGTCAGAAGCTTGATAAAGACTCtttataatttatttctttgagtgaaaatatatttacggtatatataatatgtatgttcagtcttttttaaataatctcttTTCATCCTCGAAGACGCGGGGTGTCTCTCCTGCCGCGCTCCGTTTCTCTCCTGTGAAGACAACGGCCTCCAGTAAAAGTGTGAAAGGGAGGAAAGTGAGACAATGAGAGCGAAAGCACGCCtcagaaaacacaatagttatcttGTCCTGCAGAGTGGCCCTCTGTTGCCTGGACGGCACCGCCATCTGCTCCAGTTTAGCTTCTTTCTAGCGGTTGGTGCATCGTGGAGAACCTGGGACAGTACGACAAGGCCGAATCATTGTTTAACGCTCAAATATATACACTCAAGGTGTTTGGTAATTAATCCTCGATGCTTGGACAGCTTTAATTTGTGGCTGAATTTGTATTATTTGCACTTAAAACACTTTTGTCCCACTTTCGTCATACTTGGCTCTCTACGGCATTCTTTCTCCATCGTCGACCATCATCTTTGCTCAAATTTGAGTCTCTTGCACGTTTTCTTTGGAGCCGCTCTTAAAGAGTAGTGGCTCGTTCTGGCCTTTCCCCATCAGGCCTTTCAGAGAACTGTGGAGGCCTAGCTGGGGCAGGGGGACGGAGGACGGCAAGGTGCCGCCCATGGACATCCCACCTCCTACAGAGGTAGGTATCTGGGAACAAGACATGTTCTGTAACTGAGAGCATGAGGacgggttgttgttgttgttcatgcCCAAACCCGAGCCAGCGCCGATGCCCAGACtcatcatgttgttgttgaagtGATGCGTTTTGTAGTAGTGGTTGATGTGCTCCGATCGGCTCAGGTTGGGCAGAGTGACAATCTCCGGGTGGTGCAATCTGAGAGTGTGTCCGCCTCCGATTCCGCTGCTCCCTCCCTGCGTCACAGTGGAGCCGCCTGAGAGGCCGCCGCCCCGTCCGCTGGCCCCAGTGCCCAGTTCGTCCTCAACATTGATGATCTCGATTGCACGAGCAGGGCCGTGGTGCTTGTGCAGCTGGTGTTGCTTCCTCAGCTTGTAGAACACCACCAGCATCACCGCTGCCATGAAGGTGATGGCTACAAAGCAGCCGATGATGATTTTCGTGGTCTTCATTACATCGTCGAGGCCTGAAAATCCCGGCTCAGTGATCGGCACAGTGAACGTTGGTCGAGTCGCACGAGGAGAAGAGGACGGCCAGGCGACGGGCAGAGAGGAGTCTGTGGTGGGGATGCCATCGGGCCACAAGTCTGAGGGAGTCGGACCGGGATTGACGCGGATGAAGGTCTCGTTGATGGAGACCAATGCATAATCATTTCCTCCTGCAGCCTCCACTGTTTCCACGGTAACAGTTGTGAAGTAGGTGTAGTTGACGCTGGCGTCAGCCGCGGTGACATTGAGGACGGCAGTTGCCGTCGTGTTGCCGGCCGCGTTGGTGACCATGCAGGTGTACTGGCCCGTGTCGCGCAGGGTGACGTTGGTGAAGTTGAGCGTGCCGTCGTGCAGGACGGAAATCCTCACCCGGTACGAGCCGTGTGTCATCAACGTTCCGTTGGGGGTGATCCAGTTGACCGATGTGGTGGACGTGCTCGTGCGACATTTGAGCTCAGCGGCCATGCCCTCAGTGACATTAAGGTCCGTGGGGGGCTCGACGATGACGGGGGCGTAGCAGGTGAAGTGGCTCTGGTCCAGCTCGCCGATGTACTTTCCCTTTAAAAATGGAGGAGCGTGGCAGCGTGCGCAGCAGGTGGTGTTACTGGGCACCGTCTCCTTCAACCACCAGCTCAGCCAAAGCACGTCGCAGTTACACACCCAGGGGTTGTGGTTGAGATGGACCCTCTCTAGCTGGTGAAGTGGGGTGAACAGATCGTGGGGCAAGGAATGCAGGGAATTATGAGACAGATTGAGCTCCTCCAGGCTCTTCAGGTCATCAAAGGCGTTGCGCTCAAGGACTGACACCTGCGAGTGCATCAGCCACAGCTTGCGCAGAGACACCAGGCCCTGAAAAGAACCAGGTCGGATAATCTCTAGCCGGTTCCCCGACAGCTCCAGCTCTTCCAGACGCACCAGCGCCGTCAGCTTGGGAATGTCTTTCAGCCCGCACATGCCCAGGTTCAGGTACCGCAGATTAATGAGGCCCACGAAGGCCGCGTCAGAGATGAAATCCAATTTCTTGAGCTCACCCAGGTCCAGTCGACGCAGCGACGGCACGCGGTGGAAGGCATAGCCCGGCAGAGTCTCGATGGGATTGTTGCGCAACCACAGCTCTCGCAGTTTACTGAGGTACTCGAAGGCATGCGATGGCACCAGCGTGAGGCGGTTGTCGAACAGCTCCAAGGTGTTGAGGTTTGGGAGGCCATTGAACGCTCCCACTTCAATCTGACGTATCTGGTTTTTGGAGAGCTGGAGGATCTCAAGGTGCCTCAAGTGCTTGAAGGTGTCCGACTTGATGATCtgaaatgaaaagatgaaaaaaacaaattgtttatttacattgtcAATGAATGATTCAGACACGTTCATGTATGTTTAAATAAACATGCCATGCAGGAATCAATAATTCATATCTCTGCTCGTGACTGTTTGCTACTGTCTGCTCCCTCGATACTCGTACTCTGACTCACCcagagaaataaaatacacaaaatgactttaaaaacatgaaaaattacaccaaaaatacacaaaatgacaacacaaatacacagaatgtctacagaaatgacaaaaatacacaaaatgacaacaaaaataatacaaaaactatgaaaaaatGCGAAATgatgaacacacacaatgataacATATACAACAtgacccaaaaacacaaaatgacagagaaatacttaaaatgacaacaaaaatacacagaatcactaaaaataaaaaacaccaaaGACACGCAAATtgactccaacaacacacaaaatgacaacacaaacaacataaTCTCtgcataaacaacaaaaacactcaaaataataacaaaaactatgaaaatatacaaaaataattagtaCACACAATGATTACGTATATAAAATAAGAGAGAAAGACTCAAGATAAGgaaaatagaatatatatatgtaacatgtctctaaaaatacacaaaatgacttcaatgaCACACAAATATCaggaatgactccaaaaacaacaaaaatacaataacaaaacatctgTTGTTTACTGTATTGATGCTCAGATTGGCTATTATTCGTGTGTGTACCTTTCCGTATATgacaaattatattttattctatgTTATATCGTATTCTATTTTAAACTGAcataaattgtgtgtgtgtgaaccgcCTTAGAGCTAATGGATCTATAAATAAGCTGCGATTAAAGTATTGAACCACTTACAAAAGTGTCACCTCGAACCACTGTGGAACAAAAACCTATAAAGCCTAATAAATAATACTTTTTTGGGGGGCTTTTTCTTTAATAGGTTTTTATAAATGAGCCGATGTGAGATGTTTTACTGCAGGGGGGGAAAAGTGTCAGCGGCCCTGGACAGCATCGTTAGCAGGTCCGACTGCAGCTCATTTGGCCAGACGTCAAAAGACACACAAGCGACTAAAAGCCCCTTAAATCTCTGACTgtttgaggtgtgtgtgtgtgtgtgtgtgtgtgtgtgtgtgtgtgtgtgtgtgtgtgtgtgtgtgtgtgtgtgtgtgtgtgtgtgtgtgtgtgtgtgtgtgtgtgtgtgtgtgtgtgtgtgtgtgtgtgtgttgtggagcAGAGGTAGAGGGAGATGcagggtgtgtgcgtgtgcgtgtgtgtgttgtggagcAGAGGTAGAGGGAGATGCAGGGTGtgtgtggcgtgtgtgtgtgtgtgtgtgtgtgtgtgtgtgtgtgtgtgtgtgtgtgcgtgcgtgcgtgtgtgtgtgttgtggagcAGAGGTAGAGGGAGatgcagggtgtgtgtgtgtgcgtgtgtgtgcgtgtgtgtgcgtgtgtgtgtgtgtgtgtgtgtgtgtgtgtgtgtgtgtgtgtgtgtgtgtgtgtgtgtgtgtgtgtgtgtgtgtgtgtgtgtgtgtgtgtgtgtgtgtgtgtgtgtgtgtgtgtgtgttgtggagcAGAGGTAGAGGGAGatgcagggtgtgtgtgtgtgt
The Gouania willdenowi chromosome 8, fGouWil2.1, whole genome shotgun sequence genome window above contains:
- the lrrc4ba gene encoding leucine-rich repeat-containing protein 4B; this translates as MLIATLTRLPGPSPFFLFLLRLLLLLLLLGPETAWAASSCPSTCTCSNQASRVICTRQNLDQIPESISMNTRYLNLQENAIQIIKSDTFKHLRHLEILQLSKNQIRQIEVGAFNGLPNLNTLELFDNRLTLVPSHAFEYLSKLRELWLRNNPIETLPGYAFHRVPSLRRLDLGELKKLDFISDAAFVGLINLRYLNLGMCGLKDIPKLTALVRLEELELSGNRLEIIRPGSFQGLVSLRKLWLMHSQVSVLERNAFDDLKSLEELNLSHNSLHSLPHDLFTPLHQLERVHLNHNPWVCNCDVLWLSWWLKETVPSNTTCCARCHAPPFLKGKYIGELDQSHFTCYAPVIVEPPTDLNVTEGMAAELKCRTSTSTTSVNWITPNGTLMTHGSYRVRISVLHDGTLNFTNVTLRDTGQYTCMVTNAAGNTTATAVLNVTAADASVNYTYFTTVTVETVEAAGGNDYALVSINETFIRVNPGPTPSDLWPDGIPTTDSSLPVAWPSSSPRATRPTFTVPITEPGFSGLDDVMKTTKIIIGCFVAITFMAAVMLVVFYKLRKQHQLHKHHGPARAIEIINVEDELGTGASGRGGGLSGGSTVTQGGSSGIGGGHTLRLHHPEIVTLPNLSRSEHINHYYKTHHFNNNMMSLGIGAGSGLGMNNNNNPSSCSQLQNMSCSQIPTSVGGGMSMGGTLPSSVPLPQLGLHSSLKGLMGKGQNEPLLFKSGSKENVQETQI